The genomic stretch ACTCCACCCCTCTCTTTGTGCGACTTCACCCACTCCCACTTTTCACTCGGAGACATCTCCCAGGATTCCTTGCCTGGTGTGAAAGCTTCGAGTTCAACTGTGGCGCACAAAGGCAGGTTTTCCTCAGTTTGATGGGGAACAGAAACAACTGGTCCATTTCCCACTGGAGACATCAGAATCTGAGAAGCAAAACACGATGATTAGGCAGGCTGTATACTTTCATatgcttgaaaaaaaataaagaagaggaagaagaattaTATGTTTACTCTTCGTCCATTTGTACTGAAAATTTTCCTACCTCACATTTCTCTCCCGCTCTCATCCCCTCCACACATGcttcagtgacatcacactgaccCTCCCCTAGCCTCAGTGTAGTCCAGTCACCCAATGGGACCTGCAGCACAGAGTCCTGACTCCTTTGAAAGGCTGTGACCACCGCCTCTGTAAGCTCAGTAACTGATTGGTCAGGTTGGACTGACAGCTTCTCATTTCCCTTTTCGGATACTAAACTCTCTGCTTCATCCACTTCAGCTTTGAGCCTCACTCTGACTCGACACAGTGAACCCAACCTTGGACAGCAGCTGGGTGAACATGctagaagagacagagagatacgATTTAAGCTAGATTCTATTGATGTGGActgaaaatgtatcattttttattaaggaagaaagtaaaaacaacatacaAGCATCATCTCCAGATATGGAAACGGTGTGTTGACTCTCCTTGCCTGTTTGCTTTTTCTGGACTTTCCAGAGTCCTCGGGGACACACGGACACCCAGGAGGTGACATCAACGGCATCATGATCACCGCTGCCTTGAAATGTTTCTAAAGGgtgatccatccatccatctatcacTGGTTTCATATCTACTTTAATGCACACAATGACAAATGTCATGTCTTTGTGAAGAGACACGtgaaagtaaacacaaacattagaGCTGCAAACAAGCCTATTGTCCCATTCAAGAACTGTTTCCTGAGAGACCATTCAACCGTATTTTAAGTATCTGGGAAGATTAATAGAAGACAAACTGAGTGTCATAGACAATGTTGATTTTATATGTACAAAAGCTAGTAACAGTCTGTTTAAGGGTTTTGGGGTCCATCTTGACATCTGGGATAAAGTGTATGCCAGCCAACAGAAAGTGTTGTGTTGCTTTTAATATCTCTGTTTGGTGTGGTCACTTGACTTTAGTAAACGAAAACAAGCTGACTAGgattgagtttattttgttaaagtggtattttgttttacttttgatgacatgtttgtgtttatattttacaattttCCTGCTTTCACTGGGCAATAGTTTATTCTATTTtgcaggggtggaagtaacaaattacagctactcaaattactgtaattatgtAATATTTTGGGGTACTTGTAGTTTGATGAGTATATTTTCAAGTCTATAATTGTACTTGTTCTCAAGTTATTACACCATGCAAtctatttagttacttttaaatcATAATTGTGTACCGAGCACTATTTGCATTATCATCTAAACCTTTTATCTGCCTTTTTGCAGTCAATAAGGCTATCCAATCATAGAAAAGGCCAATGAAAACGCTGACAGCGCAGGAGTTTGGAGTCATTTagactgaagatttggagaCACAAAAACCCCTTTGATTGAATGCCTACTATCACACATCAATACATTAAACATCGACGGTGAAAAAGTAACGAATACTCTGAGTAGCATTTGAGAAAAATACTTTGTCCTTTTctagtatttttttaataccagtagttttacttgcAATTGAGTAATACTTCAGTCATGTAACTGTACTCATACTTAAGGACAGATTTTCAGCACTCTCTCCATCCCTGCTATTCTGTGTTTGAGCctaagttaaataaaatattgtcaTCTCCTTTGGGCTAATCACAGGTAAGTAACTCATTCTCAGTGTCTTGAAAGAAGATGTAGCACCTACGGCGAACCAGTGACTTGCAGAAAATGACCACTACGTTATaactgggagaaaaaaaggtcagataaactttgaaaaagaaacatgaagaatTCCTTTACTCTAATCCTGATACTGTGCATTCATTCACATTATAGCTGCATTTGAACAAGGATCAATGTGTATAACACGTTTAATATAAACATGCTACACAATCACAACATCTATGCACAAAGAAATGTATGTTTCTCGGTAGTGGCGACTAGTAGAAACTAGCTAGTGAGGGCTGTTAGCACTAAGAGTTTAGTGATAACCATGTAGCTATCATTACATTACCATGCTAACATTAGTCATTATTTATAAGGATTTTTAGACGAGAAACATAAAGTTATGTATGCCTACAGCGCCTCTAGTTTAAGTGTAGCTGTTGCTGCCACAGATATGTAACTTATAACACGACGTTATTTTACCAGGTGCATTAGCGTacctagctaactagctagttagctatgGCAGCAATCCAAATCAACTGAATTTCATTATTCTCCAAAATATGAGCTGAAGTTAAGTGCTGGGCgtagctaaaaaaaaagcatgtgtCTTACCTTATATACAAGTCTGACATGTACAAGCTTTCCCATCAGtcaaaaactgtaataaactcTCAGATAAACAAACGACtgttcttcttcgtcttcttcgtGTCCATGGCGGATGTACAGGCACCTCGTTGGCGCATTACCGCCACCCACAGTATGGGAGCGTTACTTCATGCTTGATAGAATGATTTTCTTTATGTATTTCCCTCccaatattttaataataaataaatagtctCACATATGTCATTTTATTCCTTCTCCCATACATATTACCTCCTTCAAATATCATTCAATCCACCTTTATGTATCCGTCTGTAAACTGCAGTGCTCCTGTCTCCCACTAGgtggagacaaagacaaagacgaTTGTGAAATGGCAGCAAAAGATGAAAAAGTAGCttaaaatacaagaaaactttttttgcgTTGTCATTGTGAAAATGATTTCCGCTTCAGAAACTGCTTTTTGGGTGCACATATgctatattatcattattattatattattattatcattattcatatactgtttatatgattagattattttgtaaaataatgtACTACAtaatatttctatattaataCGGACACTGACTACAATTCTTTAATTATACTATATGCCGCTTTGCTGTACGCTGTTAATAGATGGCATCATATTACTTTTATACTATACTTTACTGCCACTAACCGGACCATAATGTGACTTTTCTCCAGACTGTACTGCACTATTAGTTGCCCTGTAATTTTGAGTTTAACTGCTCctatatagtttatatttttatttctttgcataTTCTTATTTCATATTCTTtcaattgttattttttttctgtatttatatatgcaGTCCTcaaattagttagggatattgggatatgggtgcatatatgcatgtgcatggatatgcaataaaagtcaaatgaaatttgtcacattatttttgggggccaaaaatattcactaaacacaaaaaaaattcagatatgtcacagaataaacaatcaagtgaaacactaaaatatcccaatatccctaactgattttgagtagtgtacttATTTCTGTGCCTGTGTTGCTGTAACACTTGAAATTTGCCTGTAAGGGATCAATAAAGGCTTATCTTgaatctatatctatatatcctATATTCTCAATACTTAAACTTAATGGATGTTAGGGCTGGATGTTAAGGCTGGTCAAATGAACTTCCccacaaaatatacagtattttatatGTCAAATTAcatcacagaagaagaaatggttTTGTACCTTGCAACATCCTTAACAGAGAACacttacagacacacatacacaatcacacacacagtttacatcTCAGTCTGTGTATTGACCCTTGACTTGTACCACTCATGTTTAAGGCCTGTGTGTTAATCTGTCCTGTCAGTATGACTTAGGGCTCTATCTTTTGAGCACTAGAAACCATTAGGTCTATCAGAGGAATACCACGGTGGGCACcaacgtgtgtgtttgtgtgtgtgtatgtatgtgtgtgtgcgagacagagagagaaacagagacagaaaggaagGTAATCTGAGATGCAATCTGTCCTTTTATATGGGGCCTGTTCGAGCCTTGATGAGTATGAGACGAGGTAATAAAAATTGCTGCACTAAAGAGATTGCATCACTGGATAAGGAGAGCCATGCATGTTTTAGTATTAGGGTACACAACTCAAGGAAGGCTTCAGATGTGTGCAAGAGTTCATGAAAAGGTTCAAATCAAAAGTTCAAATTAGAATAACAACAATATTGCCAATTTCAAGTTGTGTCAAAGTTTACAATCTCGAACGTCGTGAAACTATGACGTGAAGACAATGAAAACTACCGTGATGAAACCCTGTCAGggaaaaattatttaaatgcttgtatcagaatcagaatcagaatcagaaatcctttatttgtcccgcaaatggggaaatttcttagtcacagcagccaaaggacagtatcacacttaaacaataataaaaagtaaaaaataaacaatataataatagataagagataagaaatagaattaaactcgtatatacatagtatttacaatatgaacttggtatttacaatatgacatagtatttataatatgaacagtgtaagtataaacagtttggtatttttatttacaaacaataaataataaatatgggtattaaaaattgtccaattagtgcaaaccagaaagtgtgtggatatgtgtagagttttgtattgcacagtgcacatgtgaggtccactgggagcagtgctgg from Pagrus major chromosome 7, Pma_NU_1.0 encodes the following:
- the fkbpl gene encoding FK506-binding protein-like isoform X2: MKPVIDGWMDHPLETFQGSGDHDAVDVTSWVSVCPRGLWKVQKKQTGKESQHTVSISGDDASCSPSCCPRLGSLCRVRVRLKAEVDEAESLVSEKGNEKLSVQPDQSVTELTEAVVTAFQRSQDSVLQVPLGDWTTLRLGEGQCDVTEACVEGMRAGEKCEILMSPVGNGPVVSVPHQTEENLPLCATVELEAFTPGKESWEMSPSEKWEWVKSHKERGGVRFRSGDVWGAADCYSRALKLLITLYGKKKGHEPEGEEQRDADTGDKTQHLPSDNEFKTTKAELHSNLSLCQLKLNQPERAKASAAKATQLEPGGAKAWYRLGQACQMVNELEEARQAFKKLLEIQPESPAALKALKIIASREKETNAQLGLRLSKMFS
- the fkbpl gene encoding peptidyl-prolyl cis-trans isomerase FKBP4 isoform X1, producing MVSQETVLEWDNRLVCSSNVCVYFHVSLHKDMTFVIVCIKVDMKPVIDGWMDHPLETFQGSGDHDAVDVTSWVSVCPRGLWKVQKKQTGKESQHTVSISGDDASCSPSCCPRLGSLCRVRVRLKAEVDEAESLVSEKGNEKLSVQPDQSVTELTEAVVTAFQRSQDSVLQVPLGDWTTLRLGEGQCDVTEACVEGMRAGEKCEILMSPVGNGPVVSVPHQTEENLPLCATVELEAFTPGKESWEMSPSEKWEWVKSHKERGGVRFRSGDVWGAADCYSRALKLLITLYGKKKGHEPEGEEQRDADTGDKTQHLPSDNEFKTTKAELHSNLSLCQLKLNQPERAKASAAKATQLEPGGAKAWYRLGQACQMVNELEEARQAFKKLLEIQPESPAALKALKIIASREKETNAQLGLRLSKMFS